One genomic region from Actinocatenispora thailandica encodes:
- a CDS encoding oxidoreductase, giving the protein MTVLNRLLALPDVATALESARDAVDEVLAQRSLRRTGGPLAAEVSLRCAHASAALEGAEADLTEVRAGTVTDPVVQGALRVAEALPGLADTYHKAPGQALARLHLLAARGTVPDDALGRPVLTGTATLRFGGLLGLIADPDPGPGLLHAAVVHAELLALAPFPGPNGVVARAAARLTLIARGVDPRALIAVDTGHLERAPEYQGAANAYAAGTEDGVRSWLRHHTEAVRLGAARTAGLEAARTA; this is encoded by the coding sequence ATGACCGTGCTGAACCGACTGCTCGCGCTCCCGGACGTGGCGACCGCCCTGGAGTCGGCCCGCGACGCCGTCGACGAGGTGCTCGCCCAGCGCAGCCTGCGCCGCACCGGTGGCCCGCTCGCCGCCGAGGTCTCGCTGCGCTGCGCGCACGCGTCCGCCGCGCTGGAAGGCGCCGAGGCCGACCTCACCGAGGTACGCGCCGGGACGGTCACCGATCCGGTCGTGCAGGGCGCGCTGCGGGTCGCCGAGGCGCTCCCCGGCCTCGCCGACACCTACCACAAGGCGCCCGGCCAGGCGCTCGCCCGGCTGCACCTGCTCGCCGCCCGCGGCACCGTCCCGGACGACGCGCTCGGCCGGCCGGTGCTCACCGGTACCGCCACGCTGCGGTTCGGTGGTCTGCTCGGCCTGATCGCCGACCCGGACCCCGGCCCCGGGCTGCTCCACGCCGCCGTGGTGCACGCCGAACTGCTGGCGCTGGCGCCGTTCCCGGGGCCGAACGGGGTCGTCGCGCGGGCCGCGGCCCGGCTGACGCTGATCGCCCGCGGGGTCGACCCGCGCGCACTGATCGCCGTCGACACCGGCCACCTGGAGCGGGCACCCGAGTACCAGGGCGCGGCCAACGCGTACGCCGCCGGCACCGAGGACGGCGTCCGTTCCTGGCTGCGGCACCACACCGAGGCGGTACGGCTCGGCGCCGCCCGGACCGCCGGGCTGGAAGCCGCCCGTACCGCCTGA
- a CDS encoding neprosin family prolyl endopeptidase produces MRIRTVLPSMAAVLLLLAATPPAAAAPTPQHSALAPGSALPGRGADRAAPAAGTFTYVYGRQSVDTDGAAVTIDQAAPTLATADYHSLAELAVQSADGQQIVEIGWTVDRAVNNGDTGPHLFVYHWVDRQESCYNGCGFVPTSNTVHAGDPVTPGVAGRYEIVHAAGQWQTWYDGTEVGYFPDSLWGNGYTRAGLVQAFGEVAASSAAPCTDMGNGTFGDASGSTAVSGFALDNGSAPAQLSVADTNSAWYDHGGTTGTSFRFGGPGAC; encoded by the coding sequence ATGCGCATCCGTACCGTCCTGCCGTCGATGGCCGCGGTGTTGCTGTTGCTCGCGGCCACCCCGCCCGCCGCCGCCGCCCCGACACCGCAGCACTCCGCACTCGCCCCCGGCAGCGCGCTGCCCGGACGGGGCGCCGATCGGGCCGCGCCGGCGGCCGGCACCTTCACCTACGTGTACGGCCGGCAGTCCGTGGACACCGACGGCGCCGCCGTGACGATCGACCAGGCGGCCCCGACCCTCGCGACCGCGGACTACCACTCGCTGGCCGAGCTGGCGGTCCAGTCGGCGGACGGGCAGCAGATCGTCGAGATCGGCTGGACCGTCGACCGCGCCGTGAACAACGGCGACACCGGCCCGCACCTGTTCGTCTACCACTGGGTCGACCGGCAGGAGTCCTGCTACAACGGCTGTGGCTTCGTACCCACCTCGAACACCGTGCACGCCGGCGATCCGGTGACACCCGGCGTCGCCGGCCGGTACGAGATCGTGCACGCCGCCGGCCAGTGGCAGACCTGGTACGACGGGACCGAGGTCGGCTACTTCCCGGATTCGTTGTGGGGCAACGGGTACACCCGGGCCGGGCTGGTGCAGGCGTTCGGTGAGGTGGCCGCGTCGAGCGCCGCGCCGTGCACCGACATGGGCAACGGCACGTTCGGCGATGCGTCCGGTTCGACCGCGGTCAGCGGCTTCGCGCTGGACAACGGATCGGCGCCGGCCCAGCTGTCGGTGGCCGACACGAACTCGGCCTGGTACGACCACGGCGGTACGACGGGGACGTCGTTCCGGTTCGGCGGCCCCGGCGCCTGCTGA